A window of Candidatus Thorarchaeota archaeon genomic DNA:
CATCAGGTCGAGACTATAGTCGACAAAGATACAGGCCGGCACATTGAGGTAGAAGGAACCGTCCTAACAGAAATGGAGGTCGATATCATCACTGTTATTGGGGGGGACCGAGTCTTACTTGGTGCCCTGCTTGAACTTGGCAATGTCGAGATTCCCGTGCTTCCACTATCTTCGGCACGAGAACCAGGTTTCCTCTTCGAAACAGAGGCCTCCAGCTTCGATAGCTTGGTTTCAGATATCTTGGAAGGGAAATGGACACTGGAGAAACGTGCACGGATACAGGCAGATATAGCAGGCGAGAGTACCCCACCCATTCTCAATGATTTGGCAATATTCGCACGGCGGAGTGCAACCCTGGTAAGGTATTCGCTCTATATTGACGAAGAGCTGTTTCTGAAGGATAGCAGTGATGGACTCATAATCTCGACTCCAACAGGCAGTACGGCCTATTCGATGAGTGTCGGCGGTCCCGTTGTTCTGAATCCCGCTTCGGTCATGTCAATAGTGCCGGTCAATAGTGTGAATCCTGCCCAGCGGCCTGTAGTGGTACCTGACGACCAGAAGATCGAAATAAGAGATTTGAGCAGCAGAGTAACAGTCGAGGCCGTCCTCGATGGCCAGAAACGACAGACAATAGACAATGGTCCTATCGTGGTTCATCGCGCCGAGAAGGATGCGTTATTTGTCAAATTCTCAGAAGAGCGGATAGCAGCGCTCAGAGGCAAGCTTAAACAAAAGACGGATTCATT
This region includes:
- a CDS encoding NAD(+)/NADH kinase, translating into MLDDAERVYNILQEHQVETIVDKDTGRHIEVEGTVLTEMEVDIITVIGGDRVLLGALLELGNVEIPVLPLSSAREPGFLFETEASSFDSLVSDILEGKWTLEKRARIQADIAGESTPPILNDLAIFARRSATLVRYSLYIDEELFLKDSSDGLIISTPTGSTAYSMSVGGPVVLNPASVMSIVPVNSVNPAQRPVVVPDDQKIEIRDLSSRVTVEAVLDGQKRQTIDNGPIVVHRAEKDALFVKFSEERIAALRGKLKQKTDSFEDLAQDLPPSAKLVLKTLEYEGELTQKEIIEETLLPARTVRYALAILISDRIVEKHVSLRDSRQSLYRVADRVGVS